One part of the Macrococcus sp. 19Msa1099 genome encodes these proteins:
- a CDS encoding CopG family transcriptional regulator, producing MKRLQITLKDDVAKKLEILSVELGVSKSALITLALNEYLLNKRL from the coding sequence ATGAAAAGATTACAAATTACATTAAAAGATGATGTTGCAAAAAAATTAGAAATATTATCTGTAGAGTTGGGTGTGTCAAAAAGTGCATTAATCACTTTAGCTTTAAATGAATATTTGTTGAATAAGAGATTATGA